Proteins encoded by one window of Glycine soja cultivar W05 chromosome 15, ASM419377v2, whole genome shotgun sequence:
- the LOC114388426 gene encoding hydroxyproline O-arabinosyltransferase 3-like: MGRASLLLIVFLVLGSSFATYNVVTMIRHYGSSEGVAVDDGALFFDPITEMPDHVKNRKTSKAPFHVALTATDAPYNKWQCRVMYYWYKQQKKLPGSEMGGFTRILHSGNPDNLMNEIPTVVVDPLPAGLDRGYIVLNRPWAFVQWLEKTKIEEEYVLMAEPDHIFLRPLPNLAFGGHPAAFPFFYIRPDQNEKTIRKFYPEELGPVTNVDPIGNSPVIIRKDLIAKIAPTWMNISLKMKEDPETDKAFGWVLEMYAYAVASAVHGVRHILRKDFMLQPPWDLETNKKYILHYTYGCDYNMKGELTYGKIGEWRFDKRSHLRGPPPKNLPLPPPGVPESVVTLVKMVNEASANIPNWDSSSTSS, translated from the exons ATGGGACGAGCTTCATTATTACTTATAGTTTTTTTGGTTCTTGGTTCTTCCTTTGCCACCTATAATGTGGTAACGATGATAAGGCACTACGGATCTTCAGAAGGTGTGGCTGTGGATGATGGTGCATTGTTTTTTGACCCTATTACTGAGATGCCTGATCATGTAAAGAATCGGAAGACATCTAAAGCGCCCTTTCATGTCGCGTTAACAGCAACGGATGCTCCATATAACAAATGGCAATGCCGCGTCATGTATTATTGGTATAAACAACAAAAGAAGTTACCTGGGTCTGAGATGGGAGGATTCACCAGGATTCTGCATTCTGGAAATCCTGACAACTTGATGAATGAAATTCCTACTGTTGTGGTTGATCCCCTTCCAGCAGGTTTGGACCGG GGATACATTGTTTTGAATAGGCCATGGGCCTTTGTTCAGTGGCTggaaaagactaaaatagaggaaga ATATGTGTTAATGGCAGAGCCTGATCACATATTTTTACGTCCTCTGCCCAATCTGGCCTTTGGAGGACATCCGGCtgcttttccatttttttacattagacCTGATCAGAACGAAAAGACCATAAGGAAGTTTTATCCTGAGGAGCTGGGGCCAGTTACAAATGTTGATCCAATTGGAAATTCTCCTGTAATTATAAGAAAG gaTTTGATCGCAAAGATTGCCCCcacatggatgaatatttctttgaagatgaaagaGGACCCAGAGACTGATAAAGCTTTTGGATGGGTGCTAGAAAT GTATGCTTATGCTGTTGCATCTGCTGTGCATGGTGTGAGGCACATTCTGCGGAAAGACTTCATGTTACAG CCCCCATGGGATCTTGAAACTAACAAGAAGTACATTCTCCATTACACTTATGGATGTGACTACAATATGAAG GGTGAATTGACTTATGGCAAAATTGGTGAGTGGAGATTTGATAAAAGGTCACATCTACGAGGACCTCCACCAAAAAACTTGCCCTTGCCCCCACCAGGGGTTCCTGAAAGTGTG